CTGCTCGCCGATGCGCACGCCAACCGGTTCTCCCGCGGCTACTTCGACCAGAGCGCGCACCTGTGGTCGCGGGCGGGCCAGCTGGTGGCCAGCACCCATCAACTGGTGTATTTCAAAACCTGAACCGACCCGTCACAACCCGGTCACACTGCGCGCGTCGGCGTCGACGCCGCACGACGGAGTCGATAGCTTCCCGTTGCCACGACAGATGGGAAGCCCGATGCACCAGGCCGACACCCACGGCGCACTGCACCGCACCCTGCTGGCGGTGCTGGGGGCGCTGCTGCTCACCGCGACGGTGGTGACCCCGACCGCGGTGCCGACCGCCGGGGCCTTCTCCCCCGACGGCCTGCCGGTGGAGTACCTGCAGGTGCCGTCGGCGGCGATGGGCCGCGACATCAAGGTCGAGTTCCAAGGCGGCGGCCCGCACGCGCTGTATCTGCTCGACGGGCTGCGCGCCCAGGACGACTACTCCGGGTGGGACATCAACACCGCCGCGTTCGAGTGGTACCACGACTCGGGGCTGTCGGTGGTGATGCCGGTCGGCGGCCAATCCAGCTTCTACACCGACTGGTACAAACAGGCGTGCGGCACCGACGGCTGCCAGACCTACAAATGGGAGACGTTTCTCACCCAGGAGCTGCCCGCCTACCTGGCCAGTGAGAAGGACGTCTCCACCACCGGCAACGCGGTCGTCGGGCTGTCGATGTCGGGCGGCACCGCGCTGACGTACGCGATCTGGCACCCCGAGCAGTTCGTGTTCGCCGGGTCGCTGTCGGGATTTCTGAACCCGTCCAACGGCTGGTGGCCCACGCTGATCGGGTTCGCCATGAAAGACGCCGGCGGCTACAACGGCGCCGACATGTGGGGCCCGGCCGCCGATGTGGCGTGGCAGCGCAACGACCCGACCGTCAACGTCGCCCGGCTGGTCGCCAACAACACCGCGGTCTGGGTGTACTGCGGCAACGGCACGCCCTCGGATCTGGACACCGCCGGCGGCGACGCCGGGGTCGCGTTCAGCGCCCAGATGTTGGAGAACATCACGGTCAGCTCCAACAAGGACTTCCAGAAGAAATACCAGGCCGCCGGGGGACGCAACGCGGTGTTCAACTTCCCCTCCAACGGCACCCACAGCTGGGGCTACTGGGGCTCACAGCTGCAGGCGATGAAACCGGACCTGCTCAAGGTTCTCAAGGTGGGTCAAGAGGAAGAGCAAGAGCAGGAGACTCCCGCGCCCACAACCGAACCCGCCAACCCCGATGCCGTGAACCCGGCCGACCCGGCCAACCCGGCTGTTCCGCAGACCCCCGCCAACCCCGCGAACCCGGCCAACCCGGCCAACCCGGCCGTTCCGCAGACCCCCGCCAACCCCGCAAACCCGGCCAACCCGGCAACCCCGGCGAATCCCGCCTACCCCGCCACTCCGGCCCAGCCGGCGAACCCCGCCTACCCGGCGTACCCGGCGAATCCCGGTCGGGCGCAGACCCCGGCCTATCCCGCCTATCCCGCGAACCCGGGCCTGGCGCAGGCTCCGGCCTACCCCGCCTACCCCGCGCCCGCAGCCCCGCGGGTCTCCCCCGGCGTCGCCGTGCGCTGAGCGCGTCACCCCCCCCCCCGTGAGTGTGCACCCACGGCGATCCGTTGTGCGCCTACGGTTGCCACCGGTCGACATTCAGCGCCCTGAACACACAAAGCTCACCCCCGCACAGGGTGGGATCGCTCACACTTGCCGCCCGCATGCCGTGCGGGTGCCCCGCACCGCCCGGTGATCGGATACAGTGGCCACCAACGTCGGCAACGCGCCGACACGTCGTGGAACGCTTCATCATCACCTAGCCCGGCGCAGACACTGCCGCCCGATCGATGATCCGTGCTCCCGCACAAGCTTTTTTCGCGGCGATCGATTTTGCCCACCGGCAATCTCGCCACCCTGTGCCGCCCAATGGTGCACCAGCGCCCGGCACACCCGATGCCTGAAAGGCACTCCATTTACATGACTTCGCAACCGTCCTTCGCCGACCTCGGTGTTCCCGCCCCGATCGTCGGTGCGCTCACCGCTGCCGGGCTCACCGCCCCGTTCCCCATCCAGGCCGACACCCTGCCCGACACCCTGGCCGGCCGTGACGTGCTGGGCCGCGGCAAGACCGGAAGCGGCAAAACACTCGCGTTCTCGATCCCGCTGGCCGCGCGGCTGGACACCGCCGCACCGGCACGCCCGACCGGGCTGGTGCTCGCCCCCACCCGCGAGCTGGCCACCCAGATCACCGCCGCCCTGGCACCGCTGGCCGCCGCCCGCGGCCTGCAGGTGACCACGATCTTCGGTGGGGTGAACCAGAACCGCCAGGTGGCCGCGCTCAACGGCGGTGTCGACATCGTGGTGGCCTGCCCCGGCCGGCTCGAGGACCTGATGCGCCAGAAACTGGTCAGCCTCGACGCGGTGCGCATCACCGTGCTCGATGAGGCCGACCACATGGCCGACCTCGGATTCCTGCCCGGTGTCACCCGCATTCTGTCGGCGACCCCGAAAGACGGTCAGCGGCTGCTGTTCTCGGCCACCTTGGACAACGGCGTCGACAAACTGGTTCACCGCTTCCTGCGCAACCCGGTCTCGCACGCCGTGGACGAGGCCACCTCCCCGGTCGCGGCGATGACCCATCACGTGTTCCACGTCGCCGACACCGCGGCCAAAAAGCAGCTGGTGCAGCGGCTGGCGTCGGGCACCGACCGGAGAATCCTGTTCATGCGCACCAAACATCAGGCCCGCAAGCTGGCCCGCCAACTCACCGAGGCCGGTATCCCGTCGGTCGACCTGCACGGCAACCTCTCCCAGAACGCCCGCGACCGCAACCTGGCGGCGTTCACCGCCGGCACCGCGAAGGTGCTGGTGGCCACCGACATCGCCGCCCGCGGGGTGCACGTCGACGAGGTGGGGCTGGTGGTCCACGTCGACCCGCCGGTCGAGCACAAGGCCTACCTGCACCGCTCCGGGCGCACCGCACGGGCCGGCAGCTCCGGTGACGTCGTCACGGTCGTGCTGCCCGAACAGCGCAAGGACACCGCGTCGCTGCTGCGCAAGGCCGCCATCACCGCGCGCCCCCAGCAGGTCGACGCCGACTCCGCGCCGGTGACCGCCCTGGTCGGCGAGGTCGCGTCGTACCAGGCGCCCGCCCCCAGACAGCCCGCCGCGGCGACCAGCCCACCGCGGCGCCGCCGCGGACGCGGGACCCAACGCACCGGGGCGGCACACCAGGGGCAACCGGCACGCCGGGCGGCGCGTCGCCGCACCACCGGTGCCCGCCGCCACACCACCTCCACGCCCGCCACCCCGTAGCCCACGCCCCGCGGGGTGTGGCGCCGAGCCCCCCGCCGTGGCCTTGGCCTTGTGCGCCCAGGGCGGGTTGTGCGGCCACGGCGAAGGCTTGTGCGGCCAGGGCGAAGGCTCGTGAACCCACGGCGTGGCTTGTGCAGCCACGGCGCCGTTCGGGGTGCATCGGCCGCCGTCAGCGCACAAGCCTGGGCTCGACGCGCCCCTGGGCCACGCGATCCTCGGCCCACGCGACCCCGTGGCCCACGCAGCCCACGCAAACCCAGTGCCCACGCGCAGCCGGCCCATGCAAGCCCACGCGAACCCGCGCAGCCCCCGGGGCCGACATGCCGGTCTGCCACGACAGTTGGGAAACCGCGCGCAAAGTCGGTAAGCAGGACAGCGACCGGTAGACCGCTGAAGAATTCGAGGCCGCCTCCGCGATGACCGCCGACACCGCCGACAACGACACCGCCGACACCACCGGCCCCGCCGCCCGCTTCGACACCGCCGCGCTGATCACGCTGCCGGTGCGCCTGGTGGTCGGCTGGACCTATTTCTCCGCGTTCTGGCGGCGGGCGGCCCTGGAGAACAAACTCGACCCCGACGTGCCGGGCTACATCGGGGAGAAGTTCAACCATTTCCTGCCCAACTCGCTGGGGATCGGCCCGATCATCGAGCACCTGCTGACCCACCCGGGTCTGCTGCACGCCGCGATGGTGGTGTTCACCATCGCCGAGGGCCTGGTCGGGGCGGCGATCATGCTGGGACTGTTCACCCGGCTGATGAGCCTGGGGGTGTTCTCGTTCGCGTTCGGGATTCTGCTCTCCGCCGGCTGGCTGGGCACCACCTGCCTCGACGAATGGCAGATCGGCATCCTGGGGGTGGCCGCCGGGTTCATGCTGTTCCTGTCCGGCGGCGGGCGCTACTCACTCGATCATCTGCTGGCGCGGCGCCGCCCCGCGTTGCGCGAGCACCGCGGGTTCGCCTGGCTGGCGTCGGGGCCGATCCCGCTGCGCACCCCCGCGGTGCTGGGGGTCACCGCGGCGATCGCCGCGTTGACGCTGCTGACCAACCAGTACTTCCACGGCGGGGTGTACGGCCCGCTGCACAACAAGTCGGTGGCCCCGCAGATCGAGATCACCGACGCCACCCTCACCGGTGACACGCTGCGCTTCTCGCTGTATCGCACCGAGGGCGCCGACGTGTACGGGGCGTTCCTCATCGGCGTCGACGTCCTCGACACCGCCACCGGCCAGCACCTGGTGCACCTCGACGGCGACGACCTGGCCGCCCTGGACCCCGAGGTGATCGACAACCGCTACATCGCCGCCGTCAGCCCCGGCGCCCACGCGCTGGTGGTGCCGCTGGGGGCCAAGGCGCAGCTGAGCCTGCCGACCGGCCCGCCGAGCCCCGGCCACGACTACACCCTGATCGTCACCGACATCAGCGGCGCCGCCTGGCAGCATCCGGTCGCGCTGCGCTGAGCCCCGCGGCGTGTCAGACCCCGCCGCGAGCATGGGGGCATGAACGCACGCACCGTCATCGATGTGGCGCTGCTGGCCGGCGCCGCGCTGCTCACCACGATGGCCCCCGCCCCGCCCGCGCACGCCGACGCGCCGTGCGCGGCGGTCGACACCTGCCGCTACCTGCCCAACCCGTACTACGACGGCCCCTTGATGCCCACCTGGGACCTCCCGGGCTACTACGGCGGGTGGACCACCGGCCCGGTGCTCTGCGACCCGGTCGCGGTCACCTGCCGCGGGGTCGCGCCGCGGACCTGACCGCCGGCGCGACCTTGCGGCCGGGGACCGCATGCAGCCTCCCCCAGCCACGCCCACCGGCCCGGTAACCTCAGCCCGGCAGACCAGCACCGTTTGCGTCGACGCCGCGGCGCCGACAGGTGTACGACCGGACCGAAAGACACCATGCGAGTTGACGGGCGCGACATCGCCGTTTCCGGCAGCTTGCTGCAGCCGCTCAGCCGCCGCACCAACGACATCCTGCGGCTGGCGATCGCCACCGTGGTGCTCGCCGCGGTGATCGCCAGCTCGCTGATCACCCGCCGGGAATGGATCGTGCTGGAACGCTCGGTGGCCCGGCTGGTCAAGGTGCTCTCCCCCACCCAGGCCAACATGGTCTATCTGGTCTACGGGGTGGCGATCGTGGCGCTGCCGTTCGTGATCCTGATCGGGATGATCGTCAACCGGCAGTGGCGGCTGCTCGGCGCCTACACCGTCGCCGCGGTCGGCGCGTTCGTGTCGCTGTCGGTCGGCGGCAACGGGTTCGCCGCGCCGCGCTGGCACTTCGACCTCTCCGACCGGCTGGACACCATGCTGGCCCAGTTCAGCGACGATCCGCGCTGGATCGCGATGCTCGCCGCGGTGGTCGCGGTCTCCGGGCCGTGGCTGCCGCCGCGCTGGCGGCACTCCTGGTGGGCGCTGCTGCTGGCGTTCATCCCGATCCACCTGGTGATCAGCGCGGTGGTGCCGGCCCGTTCGGTGCTCGGTCTGGCCACCGGCTGGTTCGTCGGGGCGCTGGTGATCCTCGTGGTCGGCACCCCCGCCCTGGAGGTGCCGCTGGACGGGGCGATCCGGGCGCTGTACCGGCGCGGCTACCCGGTGGCCAGCATGACGGTGGTGCGCCCGGCCGGGCCGGGCCCGCTGGTGCTGGCGGCCGCCTCCACCACCGACGCCGAGGCCACGGTGCGCCTCTACGGGCCCAACCAGCGCAGCGGCGGGGCGCTGCGCCAGATCTGGCGCAAACTGCGGCTGCGCGACACCGAGACCGCCCCGCTGCACGCCTCGATGCGCCGGGTGGTCGAACACCGGGCGTTGATGATGGTCGCCGCCAACCAGCTGGAGGTCGCCAACACCGACACCCTGGCGGTCGCCGCCTTGGACCGCGGGTGGACGCTGCACGCCCACACCCCGCCGCGCGGGGTGCCGATCGGTGAGTGCACCGACACCACCCCGGTGACCGCGATCTGGTCGGCGCTGCACGATCTGCACGCCGAGCAGATCGCCCACGGGGATCTGCGGGCCTGCGAGATCACCGTCGCCGACGGCGCGGTGCTGTTCGGCGGGTTCGGCAGCGCCGAGTACGGCGCCACCGACGCCCAACTGGACTCCGACATCGCCCAGCTGCTGGTGACCACCGCGGCGCTGTATGACCCCCGCTCGGCGGTGGGCGCGGCGATCGGCGTCTTCGGCCGCACCGCGGTGTTGACCGCCTCACGGCGGCTGACCAAGACCGCGGTGCCCAAACGGCTGCAGGTCGGCCTGCCCGACGCCAAGGCGACCATCACCGCCACCCGCGACGAGGTCAAACGCCAGACCCACACCGACGAGATCCAGGCCACCACCGTCAACCGGTTCACCCGCACCCAGGTCATCCAGCTGGTGCTGCTGGTGGCGCTGGTCTACGTGGCCTACCCGTTCATCAGCACCCTGCCGACGTTCTTCACCCAGCTGCGCACCGCCAACTGGTGGTGGGCGCTGGTCGGGTTGACCGTGTCCTCGCTGACCTACGTGGGGGCCGCGGCCGCGCTGTGGGCCTGCGCCAACGGCGCGGTGAGCTTCCGCAACCTGACGGTCATGCAGGTGGCCAACACCTTCGCCGCCACCAGCACCCCCGCCGGCATCGGCGGGCTGGCGCTGTCGACGCGGTTTCTGCAGAAGGGCGGGCTGACCACCGCCCGGGCCACCGCGGCGGTGGCCCTGCAGCAGTCGGTGCAGGTGATCGTGCACGTGGCGTTGCTGATCTTCTTCAGCGCCGCCGCCGGGGTCTCGGCGGACCTGTCGCATTTCGTGCCGAGCGCCACCCTGCTGTATCTGGCCGCCGGGGCGCTGCTCGGGGCGATCGGCACGTTCCTGCTGGTGCCCAAGCTGCGCCGCTGGATGGCCGAGGCGATCGGCCCGCGGCTCAAGGAGGTCTCCGCCGACCTGCTCGAACTGGCCCGCGAACCGCGGCGGCTGGCGTTGATCGTGCTCGGCGCGGCCGGCACCACCTTGGGGGCCGCACTGGCGCTGTGGGCCAGTGTGGAGGCGTTCGGCGGCGGCACCACGTTCGTCACGGTCACGATCGTCACCATGGTCGGCGGCACCCTGGCGTCGGCGGCGCCCACCCCCGGCGGGGTCGGGGCGGTGGAGGCCGCCCTCATCGGGGGGCTGGCCGCGTTCGGGGTGCCCGCCGCGGTCGCGGTGCCCTCGGTGCTGCTCTACCGGGTGCTGACCTGCTGGCTGCCGGTGTTCGTCGGCTGGCCGGTGATGCGCTGGCTGACCCGCAACGACATGATCTGACTCGGCGCCCTGCCACGCCCAGCGCCACGCACAGCGCCGCGATCAGCCCGGTCCGGCGCCGTCGGCGGCGAAGGTGCGGCTGATCGTCGGCTCGGCGTACCCGGCGGCGACGACCGCGGCGCGCACCGCCGCGCCGATCGCGCGGGCGCGGGCCTCGGGCACCAGCGCGATGACGCTGCCGCCGAACCCGCCGCCGGTCATGCGCGCCCCCAGCGCCCCGGCGTCGACCGCGGTGTCGGCGATGAGGTCCAGGTGGGCGGTGGTGATCGCGAAGTCGTCGCGCATCGAGGCGTGCGAGTCGGTCCAGATCCGCCCGCCGGCAGCGAAATCCGCCTCGGCGAGGGCGGCGACGAAATCGAGCACCCGACGGTTCTCGGTCACCACGTGCCGGGCGCGCCGGGCGTCGAGCGGGTCGCGCACCCGCTGCAGCGCACCGAGGTCGTCGACCTCGCGCAGCGAGGTCAGCCCGAGGTCGGCGGCGGCGCGTTCGCACGCGGCGCGGCGCGCGGCGTACTCCCCGCCGGCGTGTGCGTGGCGGGCGTGGGAGTCGATGAGCAGCAACGCCACCGCGTGGCCGTAGGGGTCGAAGCCGACCGGGCGCACCGTCAGGTCCCGAAAGTCGATGAGCAGCGCCGTGGCCGAGGCCCCGTACAGCGCGGCGAGCTGGTCGAGCAGACCGGTCGGGACGCCGACGTAGTCGTTCTCGGCGCGCCGGGCGATGCGGGCCGCCTCGAGGCGCTCGAGGGTGTGCCCGGCGGCGGTGCTCAACGCGCCGAGCACCGCGCACTCCAGCGCCGCCGACGACGACAGCCCCGCCCCGATCGGCACGTCGGAGGCCAGCGCCAGCGACCCGCCGGGCACCGCATATCCGGCCCGGCGCAGCGACCAGATCACCCCCGCCGGGTACGCCGCCCACCCGCGCACCGCGCCCGGGGTGGTGTGAACCGGGATGCGCACCGCGTCGTCGGCGTGGTCGCTGTAGACGGTGACGGTGTCGGTGTCGGCGTCGCCGGCGATGAACGTGGCGACGGTGCGCTGCGGCACCGCGATCGGCAGCGCGACGCCGTCGTTGTAGTCGGTGTGTTCGCCGATCAGGTTGATCCGCCCCGGCGCGGCGTAGCGCACCGTCATCGCGCCGCCTCACGCAGCCGGGCGGCCACCGACTCGGGGGTGACGTCGACGATGAACGCGTCCATCGCCGACTCCGAGCCGGCCAGATACTTCAGTTTGGTCGCACTGCGCCGGATCGAGAGGAACTCGACGTGGAAGTAGCCGTCGCGCTGCGCCGCGCTGTCGCGGTACTGGTGCAGCGCGGCCATGTAGGGCAGCGGCGTGTCGTAGAGCGCGTCGAAGCGGCGCAGCACCTCCCGGTAGAGCGCGGCGAACTCGTCGAGTTCGGTCTCGGTGAGCTCGGTGAGGTTGCGCACCCACCGGTTGGGGTACAGGTGGACCTCCACCGGCCAGCGCGCCGCGAACGGCACGAACGCGGTGAACGCCGCGCTGCGGGCGATCACCCGCGTGCCGTCGGCGACCTCGCGGGCCAGCAGGTCGGCGAACAGGTTGCCGCCGTGGCGGTCGCGGTGCTCGCGGGCACGCGCCAGCATGGTCGCGGTGCGCGGCGTCAGGTACGGGTAGGCGTAGATCTGGCCGTGCGGGTGCGACAGCGTCACCCCGATCTCCTCGCCGCGGTTCTCGAAGCAGAACACCTGCTCGACGCCGTCGACGGCCTGCAGTGCGGCGGTGCGCTGACGCCACGCGGCGACCACCAGCCGCGCCTGGGCGGGGGGCAGGCCGGCGAACGAGCCGGTGTGGTCGGCGGAGAAGCAGATCACCTCGCAGCGGCCGTGGCCGGGGGCGGCGTGAAAGCCCGGGGTGTGCGGTGTGCTGATCGCCCCGGCGCCGGCCAGGGCGGGGAACCGGTTTTCGAACACCACCACGTCGTAGTCGGCGGCGGGCACCTCACTGCTGGCCCCGCTCGGCCCGGGGCACAGCGGGCACCGGTCGGCGGGCGGCTTGTAGGTGCGGTCCTGGCGGTCGGCGGCGAGGATCACCCACTGCCCGGTGGTCTGGTCGTAGCGCAGCTCGCTGGGCTGCTCGCGGCGCGGCGGCAGCGGGCGCCGGTCGGCCACCGGCGCCGGGACGTGTCCGGGCAGCGAGAAGAACAGCAGCTCACGCCCGTCGGCGAGGGGCCACGCGGTGGGCTCGGTCACGGTTGCGAAGCGTAGCGGCCTGCACGGTGCACCATGGGGCGGGGCACGCGCACCGGCGGGTGCCCGGCGGGTTCGAGGCGAGAAGGGGTGCGGTGGCCGGTCAGAGTCAGCGTCTGGGCACCGGCGGCGGGGCGCTGAGCCCGGTGCTCGGGCGCACCCTGATCGAGCGGGCCCGCACCTGGGCGGTGGGCTCGGATCCGGGGCTGCTGCGGCTGCAGATGGCGATCCGGACCACGATCGCGCTCGGGGTGGCCCTCGGGGTGCTCTACCTGCTGGCGGTGGCGACCGGGGCGCCGGTGACGGTGGCGGTGCTCGGCGCGGTGGTGGCGATGATCTCGGCGCGCGCGGTCAACGAACCCGATCCGCGCCGCCAGCGCGTCACGCTGCTGTTGCTGCCGCTGCCGGCGGCCGCCTCGATCACCGCGGCCAGTCTGCTCGGCCCGCACGTCATCGCCGCCGACGTGGTGTTCGTGGCGGTCACCTTCGTCGCGGTGTATGTGCGCCGGTTCGGCTCGCGCGGGATGGCGCTGGGCATGGTCGCGGTGATGACCTACTTCTTCACCCTGTTCTTGGAGGCCACCCCCGCCGAGTTGCCGTGGCTGATCGTGGCGGTGACGGTCGGCGCCGCCTGCACCCTGCTGATCAGCGGCTATCTGCTGCCCGAGCGCCCCGAGCGGGTGCTGCACCGCACGGTGCGGGCGTTGCGCGCCCGGATGGCGATCGTCACCGAGACCGCCGCCGACGCGGTGGCCGCCGGCCCCGACGACCGGCGTCACCGCCGGCGGCTGGCGGTGCGGGTGGCCCGGCTCAACGAGACCGCGCTGATGGCGCAGAGCCAGATCGAGGAGAAGGTCGACCCCGCGCGGGTGTGGCCCGGGGTCGACGGCGCGGATCTGGCGCTGCGGCTGTTCGACGCGGAGCTGACCTTCGAGCGGATCGCGATCACCGCCGGGCGCGCCGCCGGCACCGATTTGACCGCCGCGACCCGGGCGGCGGTCGCCGCGGTGCTGCGCGGGCTGGCCGCCGAGATGCGGGTGCCCGGCTCGGCCGGGCTCGACCGCGTCGATGCCGCAGCCCGGGCCCTCGTCGACGCCGACCGCGCCCGCACCGACGACGCCGAGGGGGACCCGGCGGGCCGGGCGGCCCAGGTGTACGCCCGCCGGGTCGGCATGGCGGTCACCGACGCCACCGCGGTGATCCGCCGGATCCGTGAGCTCACCGAACGCGGCAGCACCACCCCGGCCGCCCCGCTGAGCGCCCCGCCGGCGCCCGACCCGGCCGACGGCGACGGCCTGTCGCCGACCACCCGGCAGGCCATCCAGGTCACGGTCGCGGTCTCGCTGGCGATCGTCGCCGGGGAGGCGCTGTCCCCGGCGCGCTGGTACTGGGCGGTGATCGCGGCGTTCGTCACGTTCGCCGGCACCACCTCGTTCGGGGAGACCCTCACCAAGGGCTGGCAACGGCTGCTGGGCACCGTGGCGGGGGTGCCGGCCGGGGTGCTGGTGGCCACCGCCGTGTCGGGGCGCCCCGGCGCGGCGGTGGCCCTGATCTTCGTCTGCCTGTTCGCCGCGTTCTATCTGATGAAGGTGTCCTATGCGTTGATGATCTTCTGGATCACCACCGTGCTGGCGTTGCTCTACGGGCTGTTGGGCCAGTTCAGCGTCGACGTGCTGGTGCTGCGGATCCAGGAGACCGCGATCGGCGCGGTCATCGGGGTCGCCGTGGCGCTGCTGGTGTTGCCGGCGCGGACCAAGACCGCGATCCGCGACGAGGCGTGCGCGTTTTTGACCGCGCTCTCGGAGTCGGTGGACACCTCGGTGGCCGCCCTGGCCGGCGACGCGGTGCACCCGACCGATCAGGCCCGCCGGGTGCACCACCAGCTCCAGCAGTTCCGCACCACCGCCAAACCGGTCACCGTCGGCATCGCCGGGGTCGCCGGACGCAACACCATGCGCCGCAGCCTGCGGCTGGTCAACGCCTGCGACCACTACGGGCGGGCGCTGGCGCGCGCCGGCGCCGGGGCAGCCCGACCGTCACGGCAGCCGGTCAACCTCATCGCCGCGGCCGCCGCCCAGACCCGCGCCAACATCGACGCGCTCATCGCCCATCTGCAGCGCCGCGAGCCGGGCGAGCTGCGTTCGGCCACCGACCTGCTCGACGCCGCCGACGCCCTCGCCGGCCAGAACGCCGGCCAGAACGCCCAGCCCGACGCCGAGGCCGACGCCGGGTCGACGCGGCGGGTGCGCGGGGCGGTGCACGCGCTACGCCAGATCGACCGGGCCCTGCTCGACGCCGCCGTCGACCTCGGGGTGCCGACCGTGCGCCTCTGGTAGCCCGGCCCGGGCGTCGAGGTAGGCGTCGAGGTAGGCCAGCGCGGCCTTGGCGGCGCGCCGCAGCGCCCCGAACTCCCCCAGGTAGGCGGCGAGCCCGCCGACGCCGGGCAGCACCGACAGCCGGCGGAACACCCGCCGCGGCTGGGGGCGACGGTCGAGTTCGTCGCCGATCTCGCGCAGCACCGCCGCCAGATGCCACCAGGTGCGCACCAGCGTGAGCGGGCTGCGCGCGGCCCGGGCGCCCGCGGCGGGGCCGCGGGCGGGCGCGGCGTGGCGCTCGGCGACGTCGCGGTCGAGGCGGCGCCCGCACAGCACCGCGGCGAGCAGCTGGATCTGCACCGCGGGGTCGTCGACCCCGTGTTCGCGGGCGAGGGCGCACACCACGATCGCCTGGTTGGCGAAGCCCAGCATCGGCTGCACCGGCAGCAGCGCGCCCAGCACGCCCAACGACCGGGGCGAGGCGACCGCGACCGTGTTGAGCGCACCGACG
This sequence is a window from Mycolicibacillus parakoreensis. Protein-coding genes within it:
- a CDS encoding esterase family protein — translated: MGSPMHQADTHGALHRTLLAVLGALLLTATVVTPTAVPTAGAFSPDGLPVEYLQVPSAAMGRDIKVEFQGGGPHALYLLDGLRAQDDYSGWDINTAAFEWYHDSGLSVVMPVGGQSSFYTDWYKQACGTDGCQTYKWETFLTQELPAYLASEKDVSTTGNAVVGLSMSGGTALTYAIWHPEQFVFAGSLSGFLNPSNGWWPTLIGFAMKDAGGYNGADMWGPAADVAWQRNDPTVNVARLVANNTAVWVYCGNGTPSDLDTAGGDAGVAFSAQMLENITVSSNKDFQKKYQAAGGRNAVFNFPSNGTHSWGYWGSQLQAMKPDLLKVLKVGQEEEQEQETPAPTTEPANPDAVNPADPANPAVPQTPANPANPANPANPAVPQTPANPANPANPATPANPAYPATPAQPANPAYPAYPANPGRAQTPAYPAYPANPGLAQAPAYPAYPAPAAPRVSPGVAVR
- a CDS encoding DEAD/DEAH box helicase; translated protein: MTSQPSFADLGVPAPIVGALTAAGLTAPFPIQADTLPDTLAGRDVLGRGKTGSGKTLAFSIPLAARLDTAAPARPTGLVLAPTRELATQITAALAPLAAARGLQVTTIFGGVNQNRQVAALNGGVDIVVACPGRLEDLMRQKLVSLDAVRITVLDEADHMADLGFLPGVTRILSATPKDGQRLLFSATLDNGVDKLVHRFLRNPVSHAVDEATSPVAAMTHHVFHVADTAAKKQLVQRLASGTDRRILFMRTKHQARKLARQLTEAGIPSVDLHGNLSQNARDRNLAAFTAGTAKVLVATDIAARGVHVDEVGLVVHVDPPVEHKAYLHRSGRTARAGSSGDVVTVVLPEQRKDTASLLRKAAITARPQQVDADSAPVTALVGEVASYQAPAPRQPAAATSPPRRRRGRGTQRTGAAHQGQPARRAARRRTTGARRHTTSTPATP
- a CDS encoding TQO small subunit DoxD translates to MTADTADNDTADTTGPAARFDTAALITLPVRLVVGWTYFSAFWRRAALENKLDPDVPGYIGEKFNHFLPNSLGIGPIIEHLLTHPGLLHAAMVVFTIAEGLVGAAIMLGLFTRLMSLGVFSFAFGILLSAGWLGTTCLDEWQIGILGVAAGFMLFLSGGGRYSLDHLLARRRPALREHRGFAWLASGPIPLRTPAVLGVTAAIAALTLLTNQYFHGGVYGPLHNKSVAPQIEITDATLTGDTLRFSLYRTEGADVYGAFLIGVDVLDTATGQHLVHLDGDDLAALDPEVIDNRYIAAVSPGAHALVVPLGAKAQLSLPTGPPSPGHDYTLIVTDISGAAWQHPVALR
- a CDS encoding lysylphosphatidylglycerol synthase transmembrane domain-containing protein, whose translation is MRVDGRDIAVSGSLLQPLSRRTNDILRLAIATVVLAAVIASSLITRREWIVLERSVARLVKVLSPTQANMVYLVYGVAIVALPFVILIGMIVNRQWRLLGAYTVAAVGAFVSLSVGGNGFAAPRWHFDLSDRLDTMLAQFSDDPRWIAMLAAVVAVSGPWLPPRWRHSWWALLLAFIPIHLVISAVVPARSVLGLATGWFVGALVILVVGTPALEVPLDGAIRALYRRGYPVASMTVVRPAGPGPLVLAAASTTDAEATVRLYGPNQRSGGALRQIWRKLRLRDTETAPLHASMRRVVEHRALMMVAANQLEVANTDTLAVAALDRGWTLHAHTPPRGVPIGECTDTTPVTAIWSALHDLHAEQIAHGDLRACEITVADGAVLFGGFGSAEYGATDAQLDSDIAQLLVTTAALYDPRSAVGAAIGVFGRTAVLTASRRLTKTAVPKRLQVGLPDAKATITATRDEVKRQTHTDEIQATTVNRFTRTQVIQLVLLVALVYVAYPFISTLPTFFTQLRTANWWWALVGLTVSSLTYVGAAAALWACANGAVSFRNLTVMQVANTFAATSTPAGIGGLALSTRFLQKGGLTTARATAAVALQQSVQVIVHVALLIFFSAAAGVSADLSHFVPSATLLYLAAGALLGAIGTFLLVPKLRRWMAEAIGPRLKEVSADLLELAREPRRLALIVLGAAGTTLGAALALWASVEAFGGGTTFVTVTIVTMVGGTLASAAPTPGGVGAVEAALIGGLAAFGVPAAVAVPSVLLYRVLTCWLPVFVGWPVMRWLTRNDMI
- a CDS encoding galactokinase, producing MTVRYAAPGRINLIGEHTDYNDGVALPIAVPQRTVATFIAGDADTDTVTVYSDHADDAVRIPVHTTPGAVRGWAAYPAGVIWSLRRAGYAVPGGSLALASDVPIGAGLSSSAALECAVLGALSTAAGHTLERLEAARIARRAENDYVGVPTGLLDQLAALYGASATALLIDFRDLTVRPVGFDPYGHAVALLLIDSHARHAHAGGEYAARRAACERAAADLGLTSLREVDDLGALQRVRDPLDARRARHVVTENRRVLDFVAALAEADFAAGGRIWTDSHASMRDDFAITTAHLDLIADTAVDAGALGARMTGGGFGGSVIALVPEARARAIGAAVRAAVVAAGYAEPTISRTFAADGAGPG
- the galT gene encoding galactose-1-phosphate uridylyltransferase, with the translated sequence MTEPTAWPLADGRELLFFSLPGHVPAPVADRRPLPPRREQPSELRYDQTTGQWVILAADRQDRTYKPPADRCPLCPGPSGASSEVPAADYDVVVFENRFPALAGAGAISTPHTPGFHAAPGHGRCEVICFSADHTGSFAGLPPAQARLVVAAWRQRTAALQAVDGVEQVFCFENRGEEIGVTLSHPHGQIYAYPYLTPRTATMLARAREHRDRHGGNLFADLLAREVADGTRVIARSAAFTAFVPFAARWPVEVHLYPNRWVRNLTELTETELDEFAALYREVLRRFDALYDTPLPYMAALHQYRDSAAQRDGYFHVEFLSIRRSATKLKYLAGSESAMDAFIVDVTPESVAARLREAAR